AGGCATGAGGGGGACCCGGGTGAGGCCACCGTACTGGATGATCTCCCGGACATAGCGGATCTCCAGGGCAAAGACTTCTCCGGCCAGACTGAAGGTGAGGAACTGGTTCCGCTGAAAGCCGCCCGTACCCCGCCCCCCCCCTTTGTCGACCTTCACGAGTTCGGCCATGGGCCACTCCTCAGAATCGGGTGAAGTTATGCTCATCCTGGGCCTGATGCGTAACAGAGCGCCCCACCGTGGCGCCCTTGGAAGGAGCCTTGGAGAGTTTGCGGCTGCCTCCGCCAACGGAGCCCCTGGCGTTGGCAAGCACAAAGAACTCCATCATCCCCTGCAATTCCATGGCCTGGGAGCTCACCTCCTCGGAGGTAGAGGCCAGTTCCTCAGAAGCCGCCGCGCTCTGCTGGGTTGCTTGGCTGATCTGCGTGAGAGCCCCGTTGATCTGCCCCACACCGGAGTTCTGCTCCGCCGAAGCCGCCGAGATCTCCTGGACCAGGTCCGCCGTCTTCTGGATGGAGGGCACGATCACCTCCAGCAGACTGCCCGCCCGGACCGCCAGATCCACACTGCCTGTGGCCAGCTGGCTGATCTCCTGGGCCGCCACCTGGCTGCGCTCAGCCAGCTTGCGCACCTCGGCGGCCACTACGGCGAAGCCCTTGCCATGCTCCCCGGCCCGGCCTGCCTCGATGGCCGCGTTGAGGGCCAGGAGATTGGTCTGGTACGCGATGTCATCGATGATGGCGATCTTCTGGGCGATCTGCTTCATGGCGTCCACGGTCGAGGCCACGGCCTGACCGCCTTCAGAGGCCTCCCTGGCCGTCTTGAGGGCCAGATCACCGGTGACCTTGGCGTTCTCGTTGTTGGTGGCGATGGAAGCGCTCATCTCCTCCATCGAAGAAGAGGTCTCCTCCACGCTCGCCGCCTGTTCGCTGGCGCCCTGGCTCAGGGACTGGGCCGTGGCGCTCAACTGCTCTGAAGCCGAGACCAAGGTGCCAGCGGACTCCCGGACCTGCCCGATGGTCTCCGCCAGCTTGGCCACCATCTCCCGGATGGAAGCCATCATGCTGGTGGTATCCCCAGCAGCGACACGCACCTCAATGGAGAGGTCTCCGCCGGCAACCTTCCGGGCCACCTCGGCAGCCTCCTCGGGCTCCCCTCCCAGGGTCCGCAGGAGGTTCCTGGTGATGAACACCGCCAGAAGCACCACGATGACGAGGACAGCCAGGGAAATGATGATGGTGAGCCAGAGCATGCGGGACTTCTGGGTCTGGGCTTCCACGGCCCCCTTCTGGGCCAGCTCGGTGTTGTAGGCGAACTCCTGGTTGACCAAATCCACCAGCTTGAGGGCGATGGGTATGTTGGTGGTCTGGAGATCGCGGGCCTGTTCATTCTTATTGGCCCTGGAGAGGTTGAGTACGGGTTCAATGGAGGTGTCGTAATCCTCCCAGGCCCGTCGCTCCTGCTCCCAGAGGTTCTTGTCCTTATCATCGCTCAAGGCCTTTTCATACTCGGCCAGGGCCTTCCGTCCCTCCTCCCGGTGCTTCTTGATGAGGACCTCGATGTCCCCCATCTTCTTGTCATCCGTGTTCAGGATGTGCCGGTTCACCTGGAGACGCAGATTGGAGACAGCGTCCCGGAGGTTTCCCTGGATCACCAGGCTGGGCACCGTGTTGACATTGGCGTAGTTGGCCGCCTCAAAGAGCTTGACGGTCATGATCTGGCTGAAGACGACCACAAAGAGGAGGCCGATGACAGCGGCCCCGGAGAGCAGGATCATCTTCTTTTTGACACTCATGGAATTGGACATGTGAGTCTCCGGGGAGTGGTCAGGCAAGAACGGGAATCCGCCCCCTCAGGGGGCCGCGCGAGGTGGATGCCAGCTGTATCAGCTGGGGGACATCGAGGATCAGGGCCACCTCGCCCGAACCCAGGATGGTGGAGCCACCCAGGCCCCTCACACTGCGGAAGAGCTGCCCCAGGGGCTTGATGACCGTCTGGAACTCACCCATGAGCTTGTCCACCACGATCCCCGCCCGGGTGTCCCCGTACTGGACGACCACGACGCGCTCACGGGCCGGCAGCTCACCCGGGGTCCTGAAGATCTCCCGGAGCCGCAGGAAGGGCAGCACCTCGCCCCGGAGGTTGATGAGGTGGTTCTCCTCCGACTCCAGGAAGGGCCCCAGATCCAGGCACTCCAGGACCATGTCGAGGGGAATGACGTAAGGCGTGGCATCCACTCCGACCCGGAAGCCATCGATGATGGCCAGGGTCAGGGGCAGGCGGAAGCGCATGGTGGTGCCAGCCCCCTCATAGGTCTCCACTTCGATGATGCCCCGCAACTCGTCGATGTTGCGCCGCACCACATCCATGCCCACGCCCCGCCCGGAGAGGTCGCTCACCTTGTCGGCGGTGGAGAAGCCTGGCTCGAAGATGAGCGTGGAGATCTCCTGATCGCTCAGGTTGGCGCCCTCGGGCACCAGGCCCCGCTCAATGGCCTTGGCCAGGATCTTCTGCCGGTTCAGGCCGCCCCCATCGTCCGCCACCTCGATGACGATATTCCCGGACTCGTGGAAGGCGTTCAGACAGAGGGAACCCGTCTCCGGCTTGCCCCTCGCTCGCCGCACCTCCACGGGCTCGATGCCGTGGTCAATGGAGTTCCGCACGATGTGCATGAGGGGATCGCTGAGCTTCTCCACGATGGACTTGTCCAGTTCGGTCTCACCCCCCTTGATCTCCAGTTCGATGGACTTGCCCAGCTCCTGGCTCACATCCCGGACAATCCGGCGGAAGCGGCTGAAGGTCTCACCGATCTGGACCATGCGGAGACTGAGGGCGTTGTCCCGGATCTCCTCCACCAGCTTGTTGATGACGGCGGTCGACTCAAGCATGGCCGAGTCAGCGGACTGGCCGGCCAGGGTGTTGGCCGTGGCGGCGGCGATGACCAGCTCGCCCACCAGATCCACCAGACGGTCCAGTTTCTCGGCCTGGACCTTGACGACCTTCACTTCGCCGGAGCCCTTCTCCCGGACCTTCTTCTGCTTGTCCAGGGCCGCGGCCACCACGGCGGGAGGGATGTCCTGGTCCTGGATGGCGATGGTGCCCAACATCCTCCCCTGGATGGCACCACCCTCCAGAGTCTCCTCCTGCTGACGGCCCAGAGCCTCCGCCAGCTCCCGGGGCGTCATGCACTTCCCCTTCACCAGGATCTCGCCCAGGAACTGCTCCTCTTCAGGCAGTTCCCGGATGAGCTGGAGGTATTCCTCAATCTTGGAGTGGGGGGGAAGGATGCGGATCCGGCTGTCCTCCCTCACGAACTCGAAGACATCCTCCAGCACCTGACGCTCCGCAGGGCTCTCCAGATCGATCTCCAGCCCCAGGTAGCAGGTCTCCGGGTCATAGTCGGCCCCGGTCCCCAGATGGTCGAGGATGGGGGCCAGGTGCTGGATGGTGCCCAGGGTCTTCAGATAGCGGACGAAGGACGTGGGGTCCATGCCCTGACGGAGGGTATCTGGACCGAAGCGCAGGGAGAGGTGCCAACAGCCCGGCGCCTCCTCCTCGCCCGGAGCCTGTCCCCCATGGGTGAGCAGGGCCGCCTGGGGTGCCGTCCGGGGCACCACGGCCCCGAGATAGGGCAGGAGCCGCTCCAGGAGGGCAGCCCCCTCGGCGCCGGTCTCGGGGCTCCCCTCCTCATCCCCCTCCTGCAGCTCCTGGATCTGCCGGGCAACATGGTCATGGCAGGCCAGGATGAGGGAGACCAGCTCGGGATCAAAGGCCAGGCTCCCGTCCCGCACCCGGTCCATGACGCTCTCCACGGTGTGGGCGAAGCGCACGATGTGATCGAAGCCGAAGAGCCCTGCAGAGCCCTTGATCGTATGGACCGCCCGGAACATGGCATTGACCGACTCGCTGGACTCGGGGTCCAGGAGAGCCTCCTCCATGGCATCCAGAAGCTCCCTGGCTTCTATGACAAAGGTTTGCTTGGCGCCGTCGAAGTCCATGGCAACCTCTCAGTTCTCGACGATGATCGGATCCCCGAAATGGGCGATGACTCCAAGGAGTTCAAAGACTTCGACGACAGCAGGGCTGTGGTGCTGGAGCGCCAGATTCCCCCCCAGCGCCTCAGCCTCCTGCTTGAGCCAGTGGAGGAGCTGGACCCCGGCCGTATCCACCTCCTCCACCTCTGAAAGATCCAGGGTGAGGGTGGGCTGCTGGTGGAGCTGGGCCTCCAGGTCCTTGCGGGCATCTCCAACCGAATAGATCGTCAGATCTCCGATGAGACGGAGGACACCTGCCCCTCGGGAATGGCTGGGTTTGACCTCGAGCATGGAGCCCTCCTATCAGGGGAGGATGAGTTTCGACACGGCCGTGAGCAGGACTTCAGGCTTGAAGGGCTTGACCACCCAGGCCTTCGCCCCGGCGGCCTGCCCCGCCTTCTTCATCTCGTCGCCTGCCTCGGTGGTGAGCATGATGATGGGCGTGAACTTGTAGGCAGGCAGCAGGCGCACCGCCTTGAGGAAGGAGATCCCATCCATGTTCGGCATGTTGACGTCGCTGATCATGAGGTGGATCTTCTGCCCCGTGAGCTTGGCCAGCGCGTCCTTGCCGTCACAGGCCTCCAACACGTCGTAGCCCGCATTCTTCAGGGCGATGCCGACCACCTGCCGGAGGCTGGTGGAGTCGTCGATGATCATGATGGTCTTGGCCATGGGACGCTCGACTCCTAGAAGAAGGTGATTTCCGAATCCCCACCCCCGCCTTCAAAGGTGGTCCCGTGGTGGACCGCCTTCTGCTCCAGGGTGGTATAGGTCTCCTCCAGTTCCCGGAGCCACTCCTCTACCTCCAGGGCCGAGGGATTGTGGGCCATGCGGTCCTGGAACTTCTCCATGTCCCGGATGACGCTCTGGAGGATCTGGGAGGTGCGGTCCTGGAACTGGAGGTGGATGAGGGTCTCGGAGATCTCGCTCTGAAGCCGCGTCCCCGCTCCCTCCAGCGTCTCCGTCACCAGCCCCAGGGCCTTGGCCGAACGGCCGAAGCGCTCGAGGACGGAGCGGATGGTGGCCTCGGAGCGCCGGATGGTTTCCTCGTCATGGGCCGCAAAGGTCTGGGCCTCCTCCAGCCCCGCCCGGATGCTCCTCCCCACCTGAGCCACCCGTTCAGTAATCAGCCGACCGGTATTGCCCGAGCGGTCGGAGAGCTTCCGGACCTCATCGGCCACCACCGCGAAGCCCTTGCCCAGGTCCCGGGCATGGGCCGCCTCGATGGCGGCATTCAGGGCCAGCAGGTTGGTCTGGGAGGCGATGTCGGCCACCTCGGTGGACATCTCATGCAGCTGTTCGGTGCTCTTCTCCAGTTCGGCGATGCGGGACATGATCCGGGCCCGGCTCTCCTGGCTCTGGAGGATGGCGGTCGAGACCGTGCCCAGCTCCCGCTCACAGGCCTCCAAGGTGACCATCAGATCCCGAGTGGCCTCTCCTCCGGCCGCACCCAGAGCCTGTTGAAGCTCCCCCTGCATGGCCGCAAAGCGCATGGTCAGAGACTGGATGGCCTCCTCCGTCTGTTGCCGGACTCCACTGGCCTGACCGGCCCAGACGGGGATGATGGCCTCGGCGAGCTTCTCCACATCCATCACCGCCGGCCCGGAACCCGCCTGGGCCCCCATCGGAGCTTCCTCAGGACTGGACACCCCGGCGGCCTTTTGGCCGGGCCTCCCCTTCCCCGCCCCCCAAGTCGCCAGACCGGCGAACACTGCCGCGACGAGCCCTATGACAAGGCCCCACGCACTGAAGCCCGAAGCCACCAGACCCGCCAGGAGGCAGAGCAGCGGAGGCAAGGCCCCCCAAGCCCCCAGGCTCCGGTTTCCTCCCGCGGATACCCCCCCCATGCCCAAGACCCCCACGCAAGCCAGCTCATTTCTGGCCTCTTCGGGAGGGATTCTGGGGGACTTGACTCCCAGGCAGGAGAATTCTCCGGATTCTTGACACGCGTCAAGGAGGCACCGACGTTCTGGTCCGACACTCGTCTCACACCGTCCCCGAGGGACACCACAGGAGGAATCGAGATGTTCTGCAACCAGTGTGAACAGACTGCGAACGGTACCGGCTGCGCCACTTATGGTGCCTGCGGCAAGGATCCCGATGTCCAGTCCCTCCAGGAGATCCTGCTCTACGGCCTCAAGGGGATGGCCGCCTATGCCCACCACGCCCGGCGCCTGGGCAAAAGCGATGAGGCCGTGAGCGCCTTCATCGAGGACGCCCTCTTCGCCACCGTCACCAACGTCAACTTCGACATCCCTACCTTGCTGGAGATGGTGCTGGAGTGCGGCAAGCACAACCTCAAGGTGATGGAGATGCTGGACCAGGCCCATGTGGAGCACTACGGCCAGCCTGCTCCCAAGGAAGTCTTCATGGGCACCAAGGCCCAGCCCGGCATCCTGATCACTGGCCACGACATGCTGGATCTGGACAACCTCCTCAAGCAGTGCGAGGGCACCGATGTCCTGGTCTACACCCACGGCGAGATGCTCCCCGCCTTCATGTATCCCAAGTTCGCCAACCACCCCAACATGGGCGGCCACTTCGGCGGGGCCTGGCAGCTCCAGAAAGACGAGTTCGAGGCCTTCGGCGGCGCCATCCTGGCCACCACCAACTGCGTGCTGCATCCCAAGCCCACCTACGCGGACCGTTTCTACACCCTGCGCGTGACCGCCGTCCCCGGCGCCAAGCGCCTCACCACCGATGACTTCAGTGAGGTCATCGCCAAGGCCAAGGCCCTGGGCGCCCTGCCCGCCCGGGACCATGGCCGCACCATGACCGGCTTCCACCACAGCGTGATCCTCGGAGCAGCTCCCGCCATCCTGGATGCCGTGGGCAAGGGCCAGATCAGCCGATTCTTCGTCATCGGCGGCTGCGACGGCGCCAAGGTGGGCCGCAACTACTACACCGAGTACGCCAAGAACGCCCCGGCCGACTCCTTCATCCTGACCCTGGGCTGCGGCAAATACCGCATCATGGGGCACGACTACGGCACCCTCCTGGGCCTGCCCCGCCTCCTGGACATGGGTCAGTGCAACAACGCCTACGGCGCCATCCAGGTGGCCGCCGGCCTGGCCCAGGCCGTGGGCTGCGGAGTGAACGACCTGCCCCTGACCATTGTCCTCTCCTGGTTCGAACAGAAGGCTGTGGTCGTCCTCCTCTCCCTCCTCTACCTGGGCGTCAAGAACATCGCCATCGGGCCCTCCGCCCCGGCCTTCGTCAGCCCCAATGTCTTCAAGGTCCTCCAGGACAAGTTCGGCCTCAAGCTCATCGGCACCGATGGCAAGGCCGATGTCGAGGCGATCTTCGCCAAGTAGTCCTCCGGCCTTCTCTCCGTCACCAGG
The sequence above is drawn from the uncultured Holophaga sp. genome and encodes:
- a CDS encoding methyl-accepting chemotaxis protein, which gives rise to MSNSMSVKKKMILLSGAAVIGLLFVVVFSQIMTVKLFEAANYANVNTVPSLVIQGNLRDAVSNLRLQVNRHILNTDDKKMGDIEVLIKKHREEGRKALAEYEKALSDDKDKNLWEQERRAWEDYDTSIEPVLNLSRANKNEQARDLQTTNIPIALKLVDLVNQEFAYNTELAQKGAVEAQTQKSRMLWLTIIISLAVLVIVVLLAVFITRNLLRTLGGEPEEAAEVARKVAGGDLSIEVRVAAGDTTSMMASIREMVAKLAETIGQVRESAGTLVSASEQLSATAQSLSQGASEQAASVEETSSSMEEMSASIATNNENAKVTGDLALKTAREASEGGQAVASTVDAMKQIAQKIAIIDDIAYQTNLLALNAAIEAGRAGEHGKGFAVVAAEVRKLAERSQVAAQEISQLATGSVDLAVRAGSLLEVIVPSIQKTADLVQEISAASAEQNSGVGQINGALTQISQATQQSAAASEELASTSEEVSSQAMELQGMMEFFVLANARGSVGGGSRKLSKAPSKGATVGRSVTHQAQDEHNFTRF
- a CDS encoding chemotaxis protein CheA; its protein translation is MDFDGAKQTFVIEARELLDAMEEALLDPESSESVNAMFRAVHTIKGSAGLFGFDHIVRFAHTVESVMDRVRDGSLAFDPELVSLILACHDHVARQIQELQEGDEEGSPETGAEGAALLERLLPYLGAVVPRTAPQAALLTHGGQAPGEEEAPGCWHLSLRFGPDTLRQGMDPTSFVRYLKTLGTIQHLAPILDHLGTGADYDPETCYLGLEIDLESPAERQVLEDVFEFVREDSRIRILPPHSKIEEYLQLIRELPEEEQFLGEILVKGKCMTPRELAEALGRQQEETLEGGAIQGRMLGTIAIQDQDIPPAVVAAALDKQKKVREKGSGEVKVVKVQAEKLDRLVDLVGELVIAAATANTLAGQSADSAMLESTAVINKLVEEIRDNALSLRMVQIGETFSRFRRIVRDVSQELGKSIELEIKGGETELDKSIVEKLSDPLMHIVRNSIDHGIEPVEVRRARGKPETGSLCLNAFHESGNIVIEVADDGGGLNRQKILAKAIERGLVPEGANLSDQEISTLIFEPGFSTADKVSDLSGRGVGMDVVRRNIDELRGIIEVETYEGAGTTMRFRLPLTLAIIDGFRVGVDATPYVIPLDMVLECLDLGPFLESEENHLINLRGEVLPFLRLREIFRTPGELPARERVVVVQYGDTRAGIVVDKLMGEFQTVIKPLGQLFRSVRGLGGSTILGSGEVALILDVPQLIQLASTSRGPLRGRIPVLA
- a CDS encoding STAS domain-containing protein, encoding MLEVKPSHSRGAGVLRLIGDLTIYSVGDARKDLEAQLHQQPTLTLDLSEVEEVDTAGVQLLHWLKQEAEALGGNLALQHHSPAVVEVFELLGVIAHFGDPIIVEN
- a CDS encoding response regulator → MAKTIMIIDDSTSLRQVVGIALKNAGYDVLEACDGKDALAKLTGQKIHLMISDVNMPNMDGISFLKAVRLLPAYKFTPIIMLTTEAGDEMKKAGQAAGAKAWVVKPFKPEVLLTAVSKLILP
- a CDS encoding methyl-accepting chemotaxis protein, with the protein product MGAQAGSGPAVMDVEKLAEAIIPVWAGQASGVRQQTEEAIQSLTMRFAAMQGELQQALGAAGGEATRDLMVTLEACERELGTVSTAILQSQESRARIMSRIAELEKSTEQLHEMSTEVADIASQTNLLALNAAIEAAHARDLGKGFAVVADEVRKLSDRSGNTGRLITERVAQVGRSIRAGLEEAQTFAAHDEETIRRSEATIRSVLERFGRSAKALGLVTETLEGAGTRLQSEISETLIHLQFQDRTSQILQSVIRDMEKFQDRMAHNPSALEVEEWLRELEETYTTLEQKAVHHGTTFEGGGGDSEITFF
- the hcp gene encoding hydroxylamine reductase — encoded protein: MFCNQCEQTANGTGCATYGACGKDPDVQSLQEILLYGLKGMAAYAHHARRLGKSDEAVSAFIEDALFATVTNVNFDIPTLLEMVLECGKHNLKVMEMLDQAHVEHYGQPAPKEVFMGTKAQPGILITGHDMLDLDNLLKQCEGTDVLVYTHGEMLPAFMYPKFANHPNMGGHFGGAWQLQKDEFEAFGGAILATTNCVLHPKPTYADRFYTLRVTAVPGAKRLTTDDFSEVIAKAKALGALPARDHGRTMTGFHHSVILGAAPAILDAVGKGQISRFFVIGGCDGAKVGRNYYTEYAKNAPADSFILTLGCGKYRIMGHDYGTLLGLPRLLDMGQCNNAYGAIQVAAGLAQAVGCGVNDLPLTIVLSWFEQKAVVVLLSLLYLGVKNIAIGPSAPAFVSPNVFKVLQDKFGLKLIGTDGKADVEAIFAK